The Sporichthya brevicatena genome contains a region encoding:
- a CDS encoding arsenate reductase family protein: MEIWLNPACSKCRTAVADLDAAGVRYTVRRYLDDPPTAAEIRDVLDRLGLEPWDIARTGEAVAGEIGLKSWPKDADNRERWIEALAAHPKLIQRPILTAADGSAVVGRSPEAVQAAIEAERKG; this comes from the coding sequence ATGGAGATCTGGCTCAACCCCGCGTGCTCGAAGTGCCGCACCGCAGTCGCGGACCTGGACGCCGCCGGCGTTCGCTACACCGTCCGCCGGTACCTGGACGACCCGCCGACCGCCGCCGAGATCCGCGACGTCCTGGACCGGCTCGGGCTCGAACCGTGGGACATCGCGCGGACCGGCGAGGCCGTGGCCGGTGAGATCGGCCTGAAGTCCTGGCCGAAGGACGCCGACAACCGCGAGCGGTGGATCGAGGCCCTGGCCGCCCACCCCAAGCTGATTCAGCGCCCGATCCTCACCGCGGCCGACGGCAGCGCGGTCGTCGGCCGCTCGCCGGAGGCGGTGCAGGCCGCGATCGAGGCCGAGCGGAAGGGCTGA
- a CDS encoding VOC family protein, with protein MTYVDSYAPGIPCWVDVACHDAAAGKEFYSELFGWSSVDDEDGFATFLLDGRPVAGLGPCQKGTRPSWNVYIAVRDVDASVATVKANGGTLIAGPGDILNLGRGAACADPQGGVLTLWQARDHIGARITRVPGTWYWSDLVTPDIPRAAAFYTAVFGWSVRGADPSGSTGAVAMLGQQGVAGFSPLPPGSAPGPYWSVTFQVADVDATAEKATKLGASVAVAPMDVPNVGRFAAIAAPGRETFSILRPLA; from the coding sequence GTGACCTACGTCGACAGCTACGCACCCGGCATCCCGTGCTGGGTGGACGTCGCCTGCCACGACGCCGCCGCCGGCAAGGAGTTCTACTCCGAGCTCTTCGGCTGGAGCTCGGTGGACGACGAGGACGGCTTCGCCACCTTCCTCCTCGACGGCCGCCCCGTGGCGGGCCTCGGTCCGTGCCAGAAGGGCACCCGGCCGAGCTGGAACGTCTACATCGCGGTGCGGGACGTCGACGCGTCCGTCGCGACCGTCAAGGCCAACGGTGGCACGCTCATCGCGGGCCCCGGCGACATCCTCAACCTCGGCCGCGGCGCCGCCTGCGCCGACCCGCAGGGCGGCGTGCTCACCCTGTGGCAGGCCCGTGACCACATCGGCGCGCGCATCACCCGCGTGCCCGGCACCTGGTACTGGTCGGACCTCGTGACGCCGGACATCCCGCGCGCCGCCGCGTTCTACACCGCGGTCTTCGGCTGGTCGGTCCGCGGCGCGGACCCGTCCGGTTCCACCGGTGCGGTCGCGATGCTCGGCCAGCAGGGCGTGGCCGGCTTCTCCCCGCTCCCGCCCGGCTCGGCCCCGGGCCCGTACTGGTCGGTGACGTTCCAGGTCGCGGACGTGGACGCCACCGCCGAGAAGGCCACCAAGCTCGGCGCCTCCGTCGCGGTCGCCCCGATGGACGTCCCCAACGTCGGGCGCTTCGCGGCCATCGCCGCGCCCGGCCGGGAGACGTTCTCGATCCTGCGGCCCCTGGCCTGA
- a CDS encoding NAD(P)/FAD-dependent oxidoreductase: MNSRCDVAVVGAGHNALVAACYLAAAGLEVEVLERDTVVGGAVSTVERFPGHRVDRGSSLHVMVRHTGIIEELGLGECGLRYLDADPWAYAPGPDPDSPGLVFATDLDRTCDSIAAACGPADAAAYRALIAEFTPACRRILDVLAGPPTPGRIARKVATLGRARGGGETSRWFLQPADHLLDATFRSERLRAALAWLAAQSGPPPHEPGTVGHLSWIGLMHLRAPGRPVGGSGELSRALAERLARSGGRLHLGDAATAVTTSAGRVTGVRTASGRTVSARAVLSGAHVLETLDLLAAAGVEPSGVRPRIRVGDGIGVAVRLATSALPAYPGAPADAGHGMQLLVTDRAELRAAYADYLAARPPARPAVLALTPTVQDPSLAPPGRHTVTLWAQWHRYDLAGPGWDEVRAATGEAAVARVEAFSPGFAAGVLDTHVQTPLDLERELGLRRGNVMHVEMALDAMFALRPVPELSGYRGPLPGLYLTGASTHPGGGVFGASGRSAAKVLLRDLKRARRFAK, translated from the coding sequence GTGAACTCCCGCTGCGACGTCGCGGTCGTCGGCGCCGGCCACAACGCGCTGGTCGCGGCCTGCTATCTCGCGGCCGCCGGCCTCGAGGTCGAGGTTCTCGAGCGCGACACCGTCGTCGGCGGCGCGGTCTCCACCGTCGAACGTTTCCCCGGCCACCGCGTGGATCGCGGCTCCAGCTTGCATGTGATGGTCCGTCATACCGGGATCATCGAGGAACTCGGCCTCGGTGAGTGCGGTCTGCGCTACCTCGACGCCGACCCGTGGGCGTACGCGCCGGGGCCGGACCCGGACTCCCCCGGACTCGTCTTCGCGACCGACCTCGACCGCACGTGCGACTCCATCGCCGCCGCCTGCGGGCCGGCGGACGCCGCGGCGTACCGGGCGCTGATCGCCGAGTTCACCCCCGCCTGCCGGCGGATCCTCGACGTCCTCGCCGGGCCCCCGACCCCCGGTCGGATCGCCCGCAAGGTGGCGACCCTGGGCCGCGCCCGCGGCGGCGGCGAGACCTCACGCTGGTTCCTGCAACCGGCCGACCACCTCCTCGACGCCACGTTCCGCAGCGAGCGCCTCCGCGCGGCGCTGGCGTGGCTCGCGGCGCAGTCGGGCCCACCGCCGCACGAGCCGGGCACGGTCGGGCACCTGTCCTGGATCGGCCTGATGCACCTGCGCGCGCCGGGGCGGCCGGTCGGCGGTTCCGGCGAGCTCTCCCGGGCCCTCGCCGAACGGCTGGCCCGCTCCGGCGGTCGGCTCCACCTCGGCGACGCCGCGACCGCGGTGACGACGTCCGCCGGCCGGGTCACCGGCGTCCGGACCGCGAGCGGACGCACCGTCAGTGCCCGGGCCGTCCTCTCCGGGGCCCACGTCCTGGAGACTCTGGACCTGCTCGCCGCCGCCGGGGTCGAACCGTCCGGCGTGCGGCCACGCATCCGGGTCGGCGACGGCATCGGGGTGGCCGTCCGGCTCGCGACCTCGGCCCTGCCCGCCTACCCCGGCGCCCCTGCCGACGCGGGGCACGGCATGCAACTGCTCGTCACCGACCGGGCCGAGCTGCGCGCGGCCTACGCCGACTACCTCGCTGCCCGACCCCCGGCGCGGCCCGCGGTGCTCGCCCTCACCCCGACCGTGCAGGACCCCAGCCTCGCCCCGCCCGGCCGCCACACCGTGACGCTGTGGGCGCAGTGGCACCGCTACGACCTCGCCGGACCGGGGTGGGACGAGGTGCGCGCGGCCACCGGTGAGGCGGCGGTCGCACGCGTCGAGGCCTTCTCCCCCGGGTTCGCCGCGGGCGTCCTGGACACCCACGTCCAGACTCCGCTCGACCTCGAACGTGAGCTGGGTTTGCGTCGGGGCAATGTCATGCACGTCGAGATGGCGCTCGATGCGATGTTCGCCCTGCGACCGGTCCCCGAGCTCTCGGGTTACCGTGGGCCCCTGCCCGGCCTCTACCTCACCGGCGCCTCGACCCATCCGGGCGGCGGTGTGTTCGGAGCCTCGGGCCGGAGTGCCGCGAAGGTCCTGCTCCGAGACCTGAAGCGCGCACGAAGATTCGCGAAGTAG
- a CDS encoding carotenoid biosynthesis protein, with protein MPALETARRPDRNLAGVRLAWTLLAAAVACQIAYPLVSGTARDRLTVATVTVTFAVVVSHLVVRSGAGVALRTFGLVCVASAAVEALGVHTGFPFGEYSYGDGLGATVAGVPLVIPLAWSMTAYPALLVARRLTRDRRAAATALVGGWALASWDLFLDPQMVEEGYWAWADPSPALPGSPDVPLTNYAGWIVVSVLLMALLDRTVPRAPGAADPGDLLPAVLYLWTYAAQVLGNLAFFDRPAVGLIGGAAMGAVAVPFALCRIGAARPGSARAGRA; from the coding sequence TTGCCCGCGCTCGAGACCGCGCGGCGCCCGGACCGGAACCTCGCGGGGGTACGGCTCGCCTGGACGCTGCTCGCGGCGGCCGTCGCCTGCCAGATCGCCTACCCGCTCGTGTCGGGCACCGCGCGTGACCGGCTGACGGTCGCGACCGTCACGGTGACCTTCGCCGTCGTCGTGAGCCACCTGGTCGTGCGGTCCGGGGCCGGCGTGGCGCTGCGGACGTTCGGGCTGGTGTGCGTCGCGTCGGCCGCCGTGGAGGCACTCGGCGTGCACACCGGCTTCCCGTTCGGCGAGTACTCCTACGGCGACGGGCTCGGCGCCACGGTGGCCGGCGTCCCGCTCGTCATTCCCCTGGCCTGGTCGATGACGGCGTACCCGGCGCTGCTCGTCGCCCGGCGGCTCACCCGGGACCGGAGGGCGGCGGCGACCGCCCTGGTCGGCGGCTGGGCGCTCGCGAGCTGGGACCTGTTCCTCGACCCGCAGATGGTCGAGGAGGGCTACTGGGCCTGGGCCGACCCGAGCCCCGCCCTGCCCGGCTCCCCCGACGTCCCGCTGACCAACTACGCGGGCTGGATCGTCGTCTCGGTCCTGCTGATGGCCCTGCTCGACCGGACGGTGCCCCGGGCTCCCGGCGCCGCCGACCCGGGCGACCTGCTGCCGGCCGTCCTGTACCTCTGGACGTACGCCGCGCAGGTCCTCGGCAACCTCGCGTTCTTCGACCGCCCCGCGGTCGGACTGATCGGCGGCGCCGCGATGGGGGCCGTCGCCGTGCCCTTCGCCCTCTGCCGGATCGGCGCGGCCCGCCCCGGCTCCGCGCGCGCCGGC